The DNA window AGCGTGCACCGTCCGGGATCTGACGGGGTGCCAGCACCGGCAGGCCGCGCACCCTGCCCCCGGCCCGGTGGTCGTCGAGGAAGCCCGCCACCCGGACGCCCGAGGCCAGCGCGGTGTCCAGGGCCTCCCGGCCCACTCCCCCGGCTCCCGCGATCCACAGGCCGCCGCCGTCCTCCGCTGCGGGCCCCGGAGCGGGGTGGGGGTCGGTGGCGGTGGCGGCGTCGGGTGCGGAAATCCCCTGCGACATGGTCGACATGGCCACATACTGCCGCCTCCGCGACTACCGTGTGGGCAAGTCCGGATGGCCGTCGGGTCGCTGCGGCTGCCCCCGGGATGCGTTCTGCCCGATGGGCGGGCGCGGGCCGCGCGGGCCCGGAACGGGGGTCCCAGGGGGGCGGGAAATGCCGGACTCTGATGCCGTCTCCACTCTCGCGGCGCCGTGCCCGCACCGGCTGCCGGGGCCCGAGGTGGCCGGTGCCGCCGTACTCACCAGCTGCGCCGGCTGGACGCTGGCCACGGCGGCGGGGCACTCCAGCGCCCGGCCCGAGGGCGTGCTGCTGGCCCTGCTGGCGGTCGCCGCGGGCTACGCCGCCGGACGGGTCGCGGGAGCGCTGCTGCCCACGGCGGCCCCGGCGGCGGCCGCGCTGGCGGTGGGGCTGCTGACGGCGCTGGTACCGGGCGGGCTGTCCGGTGCACCGCTCGCGCCCCCGCTGCACTACGGCAACGCCGACGCCGCGCTGCTGGCACTGGGCGTGGGCGCCGCCTGCTGCGCCGCCTGGTCCGCCGACCGGTCCGCCGTACGGGCCGCGCTGCTGGCCCTGGCCTCGGTCCTGACCGGGCTGACGCTGCTGGTGGGCTCGCTGACGGCCTTCGCCACCTCGGCGGGAGTCCTGCTGGTCTCCTGCGCGGCCGGGCGGCTGCGGCGGCGGGGTCCGCTGCTGGCGGTACTGGCGCTCTGCGCGGCACTGGCCGCCGCGGGGACGGTGGCGCTGGCCCGGGGCGCCGTACCGGAGACGCTGCGCGGGCATGCGGTGGCCGAGCTGTCCGAGCGGCGGA is part of the Peterkaempfera bronchialis genome and encodes:
- a CDS encoding O-antigen ligase family protein, which gives rise to MPDSDAVSTLAAPCPHRLPGPEVAGAAVLTSCAGWTLATAAGHSSARPEGVLLALLAVAAGYAAGRVAGALLPTAAPAAAALAVGLLTALVPGGLSGAPLAPPLHYGNADAALLALGVGAACCAAWSADRSAVRAALLALASVLTGLTLLVGSLTAFATSAGVLLVSCAAGRLRRRGPLLAVLALCAALAAAGTVALARGAVPETLRGHAVAELSERRIELWNDALVQTRLHPLLGVGPDRFGEQSPTVLADRDTDRAHSAPLQQAAEQGLPGLALLACAYLWVLWALLRSPRPTPVAVSAAAALTGLAVHASIDYVLSFAAVTTGAGLLLGIATAHPLTEEPTTRPT